In Populus trichocarpa isolate Nisqually-1 chromosome 12, P.trichocarpa_v4.1, whole genome shotgun sequence, a genomic segment contains:
- the LOC7453983 gene encoding uncharacterized protein LOC7453983, protein MDLATEELQFLTIPEILKESTSIPKQSPKTFQLITVALIFPLSFASLAHSLFTHPLLDQIQDHPSSQNTRQWTLLLVFQFFYLIFLFAFSLLSTAAVVFTVASLYTSKPVSFSSTTSAIPQVFKRLFITFLWVCLLMLVYNSVFLLFLVILIVGIDIQNTLLVLFSLMVIGVLFLVVHVYITALWHLASVVSVLEPVYGLVAMKKSYELLKGKIRVAGVLVFGYLSICGSVSVVFATVVVHGGDKYGVFTRIVVGGFLVGALVIVNLVGLLVQSVFYYVCKSYHHQGIDKTALHEHLGGYLGEYVPLKSSIQMENLDA, encoded by the coding sequence ATGGATCTTGCAACAGAAGAGCTACAATTCTTGACGATACCAGAAATCTTAAAGGAATCTACTTCAATCCCAAAACAATCACCAAAAACTTTTCAGCTAATCACCGTTGCTTTAATCTTTCCTTTATCTTTTGCAAGCTTGGCGCATTCTCTTTTTACCCATCCTCTATTGGACCAAATTCAAGATCACCCATCAAGCCAAAACACTCGTCAATGGACCcttcttttggtttttcaattcttttatttaatctttttgtttGCCTTCTCTCTTCTATCAACTGCTGCTGTTGTTTTCACTGTTGCTTCTCTTTACACTTCAAAGCCTGTTTCTTTTTCCTCTACCACGTCTGCTATCCCTCAAGTTTTTAAGCGTTTGTTTATCACTTTCTTGTGGGTTTGTTTGTTGATGTTGGTTTATAATTCTGTTTTCTTGCTCTTCTTGGTGATTTTGATTGTTGGTATTGATATTCAGAACACTCTCTTGGTTTTGTTCTCCTTGATGGTGATTGGTGTGCTTTTCTTGGTTGTTCATGTTTATATAACTGCACTTTGGCATTTGGCTAGTGTGGTTTCTGTCTTGGAGCCAGTTTATGGTCTTGTTGCTATGAAAAAGAGTTACGAGTTGTTGAAAGGGAAGATTCGAGTGGCCGGTGTTCTTGTTTTTGGGTATTTGTCTATTTGTGGATCGGTTTCTGTGGTTTTTGCAACTGTTGTGGTTCATGGTGGAGATAAATATGGAGTGTTTACAAGGATTGTTGTTGGTGGTTTCTTGGTTGGGGCTTTGGTGATTGTGAATTTGGTGGGATTGTTGGTGCAAAGtgtgttttattatgtttgcaAGAGTTATCATCATCAAGGGATTGATAAGACTGCCTTACATGAGCATCTTGGTGGGTATCTTGGAGAGTATGTGCCTTTGAAAAGCAGCATTCAGATGGAGAACTTGGATGCCTGA